One window from the genome of Methylomarinovum caldicuralii encodes:
- a CDS encoding RNA-guided endonuclease TnpB family protein: MFQDCERRATHGDDAVAAAPEDRRYIIQTMVHRKVTYRLYPTPRQIEALDRLRFVHCLLWNTALDELRRAWMQQQKSLSFSAQCKALTGWRLLPGPGMKHGKTVQKHIFRKEEAAKQASGKRKDFPISKRLRKEYALLGRLHEKVAHQRRDFLHQTSAWIVATFAVLGLEQLNIRGMTAKGGAYKRGLNRGILDAAGGMFHQILRYKAEEAGALAMEADPRRLKPSQRCHRCGRLKKKPLSQRWHDCPCGASCSRDENAARVLMVWVMEQVDGREPAGAWREVRPASPLGEPALP, encoded by the coding sequence GTGTTTCAGGACTGTGAGCGGCGCGCCACCCACGGTGATGATGCAGTAGCTGCGGCTCCAGAAGACAGGCGTTATATAATCCAAACCATGGTCCATCGTAAAGTCACCTATCGGCTGTATCCCACCCCGCGCCAGATCGAGGCGCTGGATCGGTTGCGCTTCGTGCATTGCCTGCTGTGGAACACGGCGCTGGACGAACTCCGCAGGGCCTGGATGCAGCAGCAAAAATCCCTGTCTTTCTCCGCTCAGTGCAAGGCATTGACCGGCTGGCGGCTGCTTCCCGGTCCTGGGATGAAACACGGCAAGACCGTGCAAAAACATATCTTCCGCAAGGAAGAAGCGGCGAAACAGGCCAGCGGCAAGAGGAAAGACTTCCCTATCTCCAAGCGTCTGAGGAAGGAATATGCCCTTTTGGGCAGGCTGCATGAAAAGGTCGCCCACCAGCGCCGGGATTTTCTCCATCAGACCAGCGCTTGGATTGTGGCCACCTTTGCGGTTTTGGGGCTGGAGCAGTTGAACATTCGTGGGATGACGGCAAAGGGCGGCGCGTACAAACGCGGCTTGAACCGCGGCATTCTCGATGCCGCAGGCGGCATGTTCCATCAGATTCTCAGGTACAAAGCGGAAGAGGCTGGTGCCTTGGCGATGGAAGCAGACCCCCGGCGGCTCAAACCCAGCCAGCGCTGTCACCGCTGCGGCAGGCTGAAAAAAAAGCCCTTGTCGCAGCGGTGGCATGATTGTCCTTGTGGCGCGTCTTGTTCACGCGATGAGAACGCCGCCCGGGTGCTTATGGTCTGGGTCATGGAACAGGTTGACGGCCGGGAACCGGCCGGGGCGTGGAGGGAGGTAAGACCGGCCAGTCCTTTGGGCGAACCGGCGCTTCCGTAG
- a CDS encoding type II toxin-antitoxin system HicB family antitoxin, translated as MTRRLTAIIEREGDGYVALCPEVDVASQGETLDEARANLKEALELFFETASPREIERRLHNEVYVTDIEVAVG; from the coding sequence ATGACCAGACGACTGACGGCAATCATCGAGCGTGAGGGGGACGGCTATGTGGCGCTTTGTCCGGAAGTGGACGTAGCAAGCCAGGGAGAAACGCTGGACGAGGCCCGTGCCAACCTCAAAGAGGCGCTGGAGCTCTTCTTCGAGACGGCATCGCCGCGTGAAATCGAACGTCGGTTACATAATGAGGTCTACGTGACCGACATTGAGGTGGCCGTTGGCTAG
- a CDS encoding type II toxin-antitoxin system HicA family toxin, whose protein sequence is MARLRVLSGADGCRILAEHGFVAVRRRGSHIVMQKTAGDTTITVPVPNHRTLRTGTLMSIIRQSGVARSAFE, encoded by the coding sequence TTGGCTAGGCTGCGTGTTCTATCCGGAGCCGATGGCTGCCGCATCCTGGCCGAACATGGTTTCGTTGCAGTCCGCCGTCGCGGCAGCCATATCGTCATGCAGAAAACCGCGGGGGACACGACGATCACCGTACCAGTTCCAAATCACAGAACGCTGCGCACCGGTACGCTGATGTCCATCATTCGCCAGTCAGGCGTAGCACGATCCGCATTCGAGTAA
- the apbC gene encoding iron-sulfur cluster carrier protein ApbC has product MTEPSRNRIEAALKAYTDPHLQTDLVSAGAVKAIEIDGDRVAVRIELGFPAKSYAPQLTLALSEALRALEGVQAIDVQVDWKIVPRQVQAGKKPLAGVKNVIAVASGKGGVGKSTVAVNLALALAQEGAAVGILDADIYGPSVPRMLGTAGQPETKDGKTIEPKEAYGLKVMSIGFLVEEDTPMIWRGPMATGALQQLLGQTHWGELDYLVVDLPPGTGDIHLTLTQQIPVAGAVIVTTPQDIALLDAMKGLKMFEKVKVPVLGIVENMSLHVCSQCGHTEPVFGEGGGEKMAREYGVPLLGQLPLDASIREQTDSGRPTVVADAGGPLAARYRDIARRAAAQLSLRPKDVAGKFGDIVVEAAR; this is encoded by the coding sequence ATGACCGAACCATCCCGCAACCGCATCGAAGCCGCCCTCAAAGCCTACACCGACCCGCATCTGCAGACCGATCTGGTCAGCGCCGGCGCGGTCAAAGCCATCGAGATCGACGGCGACCGGGTGGCGGTCCGCATCGAACTGGGTTTTCCGGCCAAATCCTACGCCCCCCAGCTGACCCTGGCGCTGTCCGAGGCCCTGCGCGCCCTGGAAGGCGTGCAGGCCATCGACGTGCAGGTGGACTGGAAGATCGTCCCCCGCCAGGTGCAGGCGGGCAAAAAGCCCCTGGCGGGGGTGAAGAACGTCATCGCCGTCGCCTCCGGCAAAGGGGGGGTGGGCAAGTCCACCGTGGCGGTGAATCTGGCCCTGGCCCTGGCCCAGGAAGGCGCGGCGGTGGGCATCCTGGACGCCGACATCTACGGCCCCAGCGTGCCGCGGATGCTGGGCACGGCCGGTCAGCCGGAAACCAAGGACGGCAAGACCATCGAGCCCAAGGAAGCCTACGGGCTCAAGGTCATGTCCATCGGTTTTCTGGTGGAAGAAGACACGCCGATGATCTGGCGCGGCCCCATGGCCACCGGTGCCCTGCAGCAGCTTTTGGGACAGACCCACTGGGGCGAACTGGATTACCTGGTCGTCGATCTGCCCCCCGGCACCGGCGACATCCATCTGACCCTGACCCAGCAGATCCCGGTCGCCGGCGCGGTCATCGTCACCACCCCCCAGGACATCGCCCTGCTCGACGCCATGAAGGGGCTGAAGATGTTCGAGAAGGTCAAGGTGCCGGTGCTGGGCATCGTCGAGAACATGAGCCTGCACGTGTGCAGTCAGTGCGGCCACACGGAGCCGGTTTTCGGCGAGGGCGGCGGCGAGAAGATGGCGCGGGAATACGGCGTGCCGCTGCTGGGGCAGCTGCCGCTGGACGCCAGCATCCGCGAGCAGACCGACAGCGGCCGGCCCACGGTGGTGGCGGACGCCGGCGGTCCCCTCGCCGCCCGTTACCGGGATATCGCCCGCCGGGCTGCGGCGCAGCTGTCCCTGCGGCCCAAAGACGTGGCCGGCAAGTTCGGCGACATCGTGGTGGAGGCGGCCCGATGA
- a CDS encoding SDR family oxidoreductase: MSKRPVDTVLITGCSSGIGYVTAKALKERGYRVFASARKPEDVARLQNEGFEAVQLDLDDPASIQAAVEQVLAWTGGTLDALFNNGAWGQVGAVEDLSRDVLRAQFETNLFGTQELTNRILPVMRRQGRGRIIYNSSVLGFIALPYRGAYVASKFALEGLADCLRLELYGTGIHVVLVEPGPILTKFRENAYRKFRENIDVEHSPHRAVYERMEAKLQKEGPAVPFTLPPEAVAQKVIHALEAPRPKIRYYVTFPTYLFAFLRRVLPFRLLDWIERKV, translated from the coding sequence GTGAGCAAACGACCTGTCGATACCGTTCTCATCACCGGCTGCTCCAGCGGCATCGGTTACGTCACCGCCAAGGCCCTGAAGGAACGCGGCTACCGCGTGTTCGCCTCGGCGCGCAAGCCGGAGGATGTCGCGCGGTTGCAGAACGAGGGCTTCGAGGCGGTGCAGCTGGACCTGGACGATCCGGCCAGCATTCAGGCCGCCGTCGAACAGGTGCTGGCATGGACCGGCGGCACCCTGGACGCCCTGTTCAACAACGGCGCCTGGGGGCAGGTGGGGGCGGTGGAGGACCTCAGCCGCGACGTGCTCCGGGCCCAGTTCGAGACCAATCTGTTCGGCACCCAGGAACTGACCAACCGGATTCTGCCGGTGATGCGACGCCAGGGGCGCGGCCGCATCATCTACAACAGCTCGGTGCTGGGCTTCATCGCCCTGCCCTACCGCGGCGCCTACGTGGCCAGCAAGTTCGCCCTGGAAGGGCTGGCCGACTGTCTGCGCCTGGAACTGTACGGCACCGGCATCCACGTGGTGTTGGTGGAACCGGGGCCGATCCTGACCAAATTCCGAGAGAACGCCTACCGCAAGTTCAGGGAGAACATCGACGTCGAACACAGCCCCCATCGGGCCGTCTATGAACGCATGGAAGCCAAACTGCAAAAGGAAGGCCCGGCGGTGCCCTTCACCCTGCCGCCGGAGGCGGTGGCCCAGAAGGTAATCCACGCCCTGGAGGCGCCGCGGCCCAAGATTCGCTACTACGTCACCTTCCCTACCTATCTGTTCGCCTTCCTGCGGCGGGTGCTGCCCTTCCGGCTGCTGGACTGGATCGAGCGCAAGGTATGA
- a CDS encoding alpha-isopropylmalate synthase regulatory domain-containing protein codes for MTTTRHVEIMDTTLRDGEQTQGVSFSPDEKINLAKALLERVRVDRIEVASARVSAKEKEAVTRINQWATENGLAERVEVLGFVDHTLSVDWICNTGGRVINLLTKGSDKHCRLQLRKTLEEHLADICRTVNYAKERGLTVNVYLEDWSNGYRDSPNYVFALMDRLKDLGVARFMLPDTLGVMAPDEVEAAVGDMCRRYPGLHFDFHPHNDYGLGTANCLYAVRGGARGVHCTVNCLGERAGNASLAEVAVVLRDKQGVKLRIDESQLVRISDMVERFSGKRVAANAPIVGSDVFTQTAGIHADGDQKGGLYQSPLRPERFGRSHSYALGKMSGKASLRKNLERLGIELNEDQQRKVLARIVELGDAKQRITTDDLPFIIADVLEAESYQHIQLLGCAVTSGLELPSTASIRVEVDGEIHTASGAGNGGFDAFIDAIDQVLARYDVQLPKLADYEVRIPKGGHTSALTECIITWEDDSRTRVTRGVHVNQVFASVEATLKLINLLLEERRRTS; via the coding sequence ATGACGACGACCAGACACGTGGAAATCATGGACACCACCCTGCGGGACGGGGAGCAGACCCAGGGCGTGTCGTTCTCACCGGACGAGAAGATCAACCTGGCCAAGGCTCTGCTGGAGCGGGTCCGGGTGGACCGCATCGAGGTAGCCTCGGCCCGGGTTTCTGCCAAGGAAAAGGAGGCGGTCACGCGGATCAACCAGTGGGCCACGGAAAACGGGCTGGCCGAGCGGGTCGAGGTGCTGGGTTTCGTCGATCACACCCTGAGCGTGGACTGGATCTGCAACACCGGCGGCCGCGTCATCAACCTGCTCACCAAGGGCAGCGACAAGCACTGCCGCCTGCAGCTCAGAAAAACCCTGGAGGAACACCTGGCCGACATCTGCCGCACGGTGAACTACGCCAAGGAGCGGGGGCTGACGGTCAACGTCTATCTGGAGGACTGGTCCAACGGCTACCGCGACAGCCCCAACTACGTCTTCGCCCTGATGGACCGCCTCAAGGATTTAGGCGTCGCCCGCTTCATGCTCCCCGACACCCTGGGGGTGATGGCGCCGGACGAAGTGGAGGCGGCCGTGGGCGACATGTGCCGCCGCTATCCGGGGCTGCACTTCGATTTCCATCCTCACAACGACTACGGCCTCGGCACCGCCAACTGCCTCTATGCGGTCCGCGGCGGCGCCAGAGGGGTCCATTGCACCGTCAACTGCCTCGGGGAACGGGCCGGCAACGCCTCCCTGGCGGAAGTGGCGGTGGTGCTGCGCGACAAGCAGGGGGTTAAGCTGCGCATCGACGAATCCCAGCTGGTGCGCATCAGCGACATGGTGGAACGCTTCTCCGGCAAGCGGGTGGCCGCCAACGCTCCCATCGTCGGCAGCGACGTCTTCACCCAGACCGCCGGCATCCACGCCGACGGCGACCAGAAGGGCGGCCTGTACCAGAGCCCGCTGCGGCCGGAGCGCTTCGGCCGCAGCCACAGCTACGCCCTCGGCAAGATGAGCGGCAAGGCGTCCCTGCGCAAGAATCTGGAGCGCCTCGGCATCGAACTGAACGAGGACCAGCAGCGCAAGGTGCTGGCGCGGATCGTCGAGCTGGGAGACGCCAAACAACGCATCACCACCGACGATCTCCCCTTCATCATCGCCGACGTGCTGGAGGCGGAAAGCTATCAGCACATCCAGCTCTTGGGCTGCGCCGTCACCAGCGGGCTGGAACTGCCTTCCACCGCCAGCATCCGGGTCGAGGTGGACGGCGAGATCCACACCGCTTCCGGTGCCGGCAACGGCGGCTTCGACGCCTTCATCGACGCCATCGACCAGGTTCTGGCCCGCTACGACGTACAGTTGCCCAAGCTGGCCGACTACGAAGTGCGCATCCCCAAGGGCGGCCACACCTCGGCGCTGACCGAGTGCATCATCACCTGGGAGGACGACAGCCGCACCCGGGTCACCCGCGGGGTTCACGTCAATCAGGTGTTCGCCTCGGTGGAAGCGACTCTGAAGCTCATCAACCTGTTGCTCGAGGAAAGGCGGAGGACGTCATGA
- a CDS encoding glycosyltransferase, which translates to MRHVALFLYGLTGGGATRRTLALAEGFSEHGLRTDLVVIDPTGPLAERLPPALNLIALDSWALRFRRRFRPRRRPLMEAAAPALAEYLRRHRPDLLLSAANHAHMSAVEGRRLSATGIPLVLRVSNHLTASHEQTGQLARLQRARTLYGEADAAIAVCHDIAADLRRHVPVLRERVFVATNPTLTPEIETLARQPVDHPWADDPSRPLIVAAGRLSPQKDFPTLIRALARLRQPARLVILGEGKQRPQLERLIRSLGLTDRVVLPGFTTNPYAWMARADLFVLSSRWEGFPGVLVEAMACGCPVVSTDCPSGPRELLENGRLGPLVPVGDDQALAEAMQQALQTPADVAALRHSAWRYTPARAVAEYLQILQTVSGRAGRTRPPRP; encoded by the coding sequence GTGCGCCACGTTGCCCTGTTCCTCTACGGTCTGACCGGAGGTGGGGCCACCCGGCGCACCCTGGCCCTGGCCGAAGGCTTCAGCGAGCACGGCCTTCGCACCGACCTGGTCGTGATCGACCCCACAGGCCCCCTGGCCGAACGTCTCCCCCCGGCGCTCAACTTGATCGCCCTGGATTCCTGGGCGCTGCGGTTCCGGCGCCGCTTCCGCCCCCGACGCCGCCCGCTCATGGAGGCGGCCGCCCCGGCGCTGGCCGAATACCTGCGCCGCCACCGCCCCGACCTGCTGCTGTCGGCCGCCAACCATGCGCACATGAGCGCCGTAGAGGGCCGCCGCCTGAGCGCCACCGGCATCCCCTTGGTCCTGCGGGTCAGCAATCACCTCACCGCCTCCCACGAACAGACGGGGCAACTGGCACGCCTGCAAAGGGCGCGGACCCTGTATGGCGAGGCGGACGCGGCCATCGCCGTCTGTCACGATATCGCGGCCGATCTGCGCCGCCACGTCCCCGTTCTCCGGGAGCGGGTGTTCGTGGCCACCAACCCTACCCTGACGCCGGAAATCGAAACCCTCGCCCGCCAACCTGTCGACCACCCCTGGGCCGACGACCCAAGCCGTCCGTTGATCGTCGCTGCCGGCCGGCTGTCGCCCCAGAAGGATTTTCCCACCCTGATACGGGCCCTGGCACGCCTGCGGCAACCTGCCCGCCTGGTCATTCTCGGCGAAGGCAAACAACGCCCGCAGCTGGAACGGCTTATCCGATCATTGGGCCTGACGGACCGGGTGGTCCTGCCGGGTTTTACCACCAATCCCTATGCCTGGATGGCCCGGGCCGATCTGTTCGTTCTCTCCTCCCGCTGGGAAGGTTTCCCCGGCGTCCTGGTGGAAGCCATGGCCTGCGGCTGTCCGGTGGTCAGCACCGACTGCCCCAGCGGGCCGCGGGAGCTTCTTGAGAACGGCCGCCTCGGCCCCCTGGTACCGGTCGGAGACGATCAGGCCCTGGCCGAAGCGATGCAACAGGCGCTGCAGACACCCGCAGACGTCGCCGCACTGCGCCATAGCGCCTGGCGCTACACGCCGGCGCGGGCCGTGGCGGAATATCTGCAGATTCTGCAGACGGTCAGTGGCCGCGCTGGACGAACCAGGCCGCCACGCCCGTGA
- a CDS encoding CDP-alcohol phosphatidyltransferase family protein, protein MTIYYHLLGQSAPDLWGLSADERIARVLRQKCREDSVAPWSESSGRDDAAGRVLLLRRDFLYDERLIAALLRREEDLALERAGQVVAVWTDAGRFPAALALLQGEGDRGRFVRVTPDQLASGVTQKLRKVSPPFVLPVTAGNASRLERHLFDESYKGVTDLVTKWVWPRLAERAVRFCVRYGIRPNHVTATSWVLAILVGILFLQGYLGLGLVLGWLMTFLDTVDGKLARVTVDSSRFGHFFDHVLDVVHPPLWYLAWGLGLENYQPLVVKLPLMETFWLLLAGYVGGRLAEALFKRFIGFSIFTWEVTDSVNRLLTARRNPCLILLSAGYVLGRPDLGFEAVTLWTLASTLFLWWRLGLALWRKRRGERLVSWLDQVDPDGVTGVAAWFVQRGH, encoded by the coding sequence ATGACCATTTATTATCATCTGCTAGGCCAGTCCGCGCCTGATCTGTGGGGATTGTCCGCGGACGAACGCATCGCCCGTGTCCTGCGGCAGAAGTGCCGGGAGGATAGCGTGGCCCCCTGGTCGGAATCTTCGGGGCGAGACGATGCGGCAGGCCGGGTACTGCTGCTGCGGCGGGATTTTCTCTACGATGAGCGCCTGATCGCGGCATTGCTTCGGCGTGAGGAGGACCTGGCCCTGGAACGGGCGGGGCAGGTCGTCGCAGTCTGGACCGATGCCGGGCGGTTCCCGGCGGCGCTCGCGCTGTTGCAGGGAGAAGGCGACCGTGGCCGTTTCGTGCGGGTGACGCCGGACCAGCTGGCCTCCGGTGTCACCCAGAAGCTGCGCAAGGTTTCTCCTCCCTTCGTGCTGCCGGTGACGGCGGGGAACGCATCCCGGCTGGAGCGCCACCTGTTCGACGAGTCTTACAAGGGCGTTACCGATCTGGTGACCAAGTGGGTCTGGCCGCGGCTGGCGGAGCGGGCGGTGCGTTTCTGCGTGCGCTACGGGATCCGCCCCAATCACGTCACCGCCACCAGTTGGGTGCTGGCGATCCTGGTCGGGATCCTGTTTTTGCAGGGGTATCTGGGGCTGGGACTGGTGCTGGGATGGCTCATGACTTTCCTCGACACCGTTGACGGCAAGCTGGCGCGGGTGACGGTGGATTCTAGCCGCTTCGGGCATTTCTTCGACCACGTCCTCGATGTGGTCCATCCGCCGTTGTGGTATCTGGCATGGGGGCTGGGGTTGGAGAATTACCAGCCACTGGTGGTGAAGCTGCCCCTGATGGAAACCTTCTGGCTGCTGTTGGCCGGCTACGTGGGGGGGCGCCTTGCCGAGGCGCTGTTCAAACGCTTCATCGGTTTCAGCATCTTCACCTGGGAGGTGACCGATTCGGTCAACCGGCTGCTTACCGCCCGGCGCAATCCTTGTCTGATCCTGCTGAGCGCCGGTTATGTGCTGGGCCGTCCCGATCTGGGTTTCGAGGCGGTGACGCTCTGGACGCTGGCTTCCACGCTGTTCCTGTGGTGGCGGTTGGGGCTGGCTTTGTGGCGCAAGCGCCGGGGCGAGCGGCTGGTTTCCTGGCTCGATCAGGTCGATCCGGACGGCGTCACGGGCGTGGCGGCCTGGTTCGTCCAGCGCGGCCACTGA
- a CDS encoding phosphocholine cytidylyltransferase family protein — translation MKAIILSAGQGTRLLPLTSDKPKCTLKLEGRGIIEWQIDALMAAGVHDIVVVAGYKMEKVRHLLDRRYGKGAVRIVFNPFYEVADNLASCWMVREEMTGDFLLINGDTLFEPLLAQRMIAQDQPITLARDEKPHYDDDDMKLILQGDRLLSIGKKLPLERVNGESIGMIRFRPEGADLFRRTIEDCMREPAALQRWYLSVIDEIAQSGQPVWTHNIHGLDWTEIDYPLDFKHAEAMVRQWDWGAAEEAPEACLSSIY, via the coding sequence ATGAAAGCCATCATCCTCAGCGCCGGCCAGGGAACCCGCCTGCTCCCCCTGACTTCAGACAAACCCAAATGCACCCTGAAACTGGAAGGCAGGGGGATCATCGAATGGCAGATCGACGCCCTGATGGCGGCCGGCGTGCATGATATCGTCGTCGTCGCCGGATACAAAATGGAAAAGGTCCGACACCTCCTTGACCGGCGCTACGGCAAGGGAGCGGTCAGAATCGTCTTCAACCCCTTCTATGAGGTGGCCGACAATCTGGCCAGCTGCTGGATGGTGCGCGAGGAAATGACCGGCGACTTTCTTCTCATCAACGGCGATACCCTGTTCGAACCGCTGCTGGCGCAGCGGATGATCGCCCAAGATCAGCCGATCACCCTGGCCCGGGACGAGAAGCCCCATTACGACGATGACGACATGAAGCTGATCCTCCAGGGCGACCGGCTTCTCTCCATCGGCAAGAAGCTGCCCCTGGAACGGGTCAACGGCGAATCCATCGGCATGATCCGGTTCCGCCCCGAAGGCGCGGACCTGTTCCGCCGGACCATTGAGGACTGCATGCGGGAACCGGCCGCGCTGCAGCGCTGGTATCTGTCGGTCATCGACGAGATCGCCCAGTCGGGTCAGCCGGTCTGGACCCACAACATTCACGGGCTCGACTGGACGGAGATCGACTATCCGCTCGATTTCAAACACGCCGAGGCCATGGTCCGGCAATGGGACTGGGGCGCCGCCGAGGAGGCCCCGGAAGCCTGCCTCTCCTCAATCTACTGA
- a CDS encoding ferritin-like domain-containing protein, translating to MNDQDREKAIELLNRILELELAGVVRYTHYSFMIFGYNRIPIVSWMESQAQESLVHAREAGELITHLGGHPSLGIGPLLETHKHDIGDILRESLEHEQATLAVYRELLQRVEGKSILLEDYARRMVAAEELHQGEVDKMLRKPGELRPFAAD from the coding sequence ATGAACGATCAGGACCGTGAAAAAGCCATCGAACTGTTGAACAGGATTCTGGAACTGGAGCTGGCGGGGGTGGTGCGCTACACCCACTATTCCTTCATGATCTTCGGCTACAACCGCATTCCCATCGTTTCCTGGATGGAAAGCCAGGCCCAGGAATCCCTGGTCCACGCGCGGGAGGCGGGTGAGCTGATCACCCATCTGGGAGGACACCCGTCCCTCGGGATCGGCCCGTTGCTCGAAACGCACAAACACGATATCGGGGACATTCTGCGCGAATCCCTCGAACACGAGCAGGCCACCTTGGCGGTGTACCGGGAATTGCTGCAACGGGTGGAGGGCAAGTCGATCCTGCTGGAGGACTACGCCCGTCGCATGGTGGCCGCGGAAGAGCTGCATCAGGGGGAAGTGGACAAGATGCTGCGCAAGCCGGGGGAATTGCGTCCTTTCGCAGCGGATTAA
- a CDS encoding NfeD family protein, giving the protein MAIRRWLLLFLVCLPLLVRAGGVALQLDLEGPIGPAAADYVESGLAHAAEEGAVLVVLRIDTPGGLDASMRAIIKQIIASPVPVVAYVAPSGARAASAGTYIVYAAHVAAMAPATSIGAATPVQLGGLSPPGRGDKKKAKPAASAMERKMVNDAVAFIKGLAQMRGRNAEWAEKAVREAATLTAEEALRQKVIDLVATDIGDLLRRLDGRKVQVLGRTVTLDTDGLTLERWRPDWRTRLLAVLTDPNVAYILMLIGIYGLLFEFSNPGAVVPGVLGGICLLLALFAFQVLPVNYAGLGLILLGLALMVAEAFVPSFGILGIGGIVAFTLGSILLLDTGVPGFEIQRELILGFAIASGLLLIVGLGLVLRARRRPALTGAEEVLQHPAVALEDFEQEGWVLVLGERWRAVSDRPVRKGQRLKVVAVEGLTLHVTPIGEERP; this is encoded by the coding sequence ATGGCCATACGCCGGTGGCTCCTGCTGTTTCTGGTATGTCTGCCTCTGCTGGTGCGCGCCGGCGGGGTGGCGCTGCAGCTGGATCTGGAAGGGCCCATCGGCCCAGCGGCGGCCGACTATGTCGAAAGCGGCCTGGCCCACGCCGCCGAGGAAGGTGCGGTGCTGGTCGTCCTGCGCATCGACACACCCGGCGGCCTCGACGCTTCCATGCGCGCCATCATCAAACAGATCATCGCCTCCCCGGTCCCGGTGGTCGCCTACGTCGCCCCCAGCGGGGCGCGGGCCGCCAGCGCCGGCACCTACATCGTCTATGCCGCCCACGTCGCCGCCATGGCCCCGGCCACCAGCATCGGCGCCGCCACTCCGGTGCAGCTTGGCGGCCTTTCTCCGCCCGGCAGGGGGGATAAGAAAAAGGCAAAACCGGCCGCATCGGCCATGGAACGCAAGATGGTCAACGACGCGGTGGCCTTCATCAAGGGACTGGCGCAGATGCGCGGCCGCAACGCCGAGTGGGCGGAGAAGGCGGTGCGGGAGGCGGCCACCCTCACCGCCGAGGAGGCGCTGCGGCAAAAGGTCATCGATCTTGTTGCCACCGACATCGGCGACCTGCTGCGCCGGCTCGACGGCCGCAAGGTCCAGGTGCTGGGACGCACGGTCACCCTGGACACCGACGGCCTGACGCTGGAACGCTGGCGGCCGGACTGGCGCACCCGCCTGCTGGCGGTGCTCACCGACCCCAACGTCGCTTACATCCTGATGCTGATCGGCATCTACGGCCTGCTGTTCGAATTCTCCAATCCCGGCGCCGTGGTGCCGGGGGTGCTGGGGGGCATCTGCCTGCTGCTGGCCCTGTTCGCCTTCCAGGTGCTGCCGGTCAATTACGCCGGCTTGGGGCTGATTCTGCTGGGACTGGCGCTGATGGTGGCCGAGGCCTTCGTGCCCAGCTTCGGCATCCTCGGCATCGGCGGCATCGTCGCCTTCACCCTGGGCTCGATCCTGCTGCTGGACACCGGGGTGCCGGGCTTCGAGATCCAGCGGGAGCTGATCCTCGGTTTCGCCATCGCTTCGGGGCTGCTGCTGATCGTCGGTCTGGGGCTGGTTCTCAGGGCCCGCAGGCGTCCCGCCCTGACTGGCGCCGAGGAGGTGCTGCAGCATCCGGCCGTCGCCCTGGAGGACTTCGAGCAAGAAGGCTGGGTCCTGGTGCTGGGGGAACGCTGGCGCGCGGTCAGCGACCGGCCGGTGCGCAAGGGCCAGCGCCTCAAGGTCGTCGCCGTCGAAGGTCTCACGCTACACGTCACACCCATCGGGGAGGAACGCCCATGA